A region of the Dickeya chrysanthemi NCPPB 402 genome:
GATCAGCCGTTGTCTGAGGCGCTATTGGTTTTGTTACAGCCGCCGTCAGGCGAAGCGCAGTACCTTCACCCGATTGGGTATCAGATTCAGGATATCAGCCGCCTGCCCGATGCAAGCCAGCCGCAGCGTCTGTTCGACCGGGTGCTTAACCACCTCGGTCTGGACGCGGTTCGCGGCACGGAGACCATCGTTCTGCCGGCCAGTTTTCCGATACTGGTGTGCGCCGCGCGTCTGGGGGTGTTGGCCCGCATACAAACCATGAGCTGGCAGCATCTGTCGGGCCGCCAAAGCTTTGGTACCAAAACCACCCGCCATCAACTGATTAAAGCCAGCTTTGCCGATATCGCGGGCAAAGCCTCGCTAATGCTGGAGCAGCAGTACCAGCGTTTGCGGGAGGGTGACTTTGCCGGGCTGGAGGATGATCATTACCAAATTACCCAGCTTAATAATGAAGCGGAAAAGATGATGGGCGGGCATGGCTTCCTGCTGGGCAATACCCACAGTTTGTCTTATTTCTCCATGATGCTGTACAGCATTTATGGCAAGGCGAGCAGTCTGGCGGCGGCCTGAATACGAATCGAGGAAGGAATGATGAGCCTGATCGCGCGTGTGGTATCCAGAGCTGCCCCGGTTGCAAGCGGGGATATACGGCAGATCATGGCATTGGCGTGGCCGATGATGGTCACTGCCGTGGTGGTTTCGCTGTCTCAGAATATGCAGATTGCAATTCTGGGCAACGGAGCTGAGAGCCAGACATTGCTGACACTCTCTTTTTTGCAGCCGTTCAACTTTCTGTTTATTGCTATTCTGGAATGTCTGGCGATCACCAATCAGGTGTTCAGCGCCCGCTCCCGCCATGACTGGCCGCGACAACGTATTCGGCATAGCACGTTGTTGCTGGGCGTGATCGGGACATTGGCGACGGCGCTGGCGGCGCTGCTGTGTTGGGTGCTGGCGCTGCCGTTGTCCAACTGGATGAACAGCCCGGATCTGGCTTTGATGCAAAACGCCGCTCCCGGATATCTGTTATCGATGACGCCGTTTCTGGCGCTGGAAATGTGCAATGCCGCGTTACGCGGGCAGGGAAAAACCGTACCCGCCATGACGCTGATGTGCGGCTATGTGTTGCTGAGCGCGGCAGGTTGCTATCTGGGTTTTCATGTTTATCAGTTAGGGTTTGACGCGGTGCTGCTGGCGAATAGCCTCCCGGCGTTGGTGTTGCTGCCGCTGGCGGCGCGGTCATTGCGTCAGGTTGCCAGGCCGATGCCGGATGATCGGCCACACGCGTTTTTGCCCCGTCTGCTGGCGTTGCTGACTCATGCGGGTTTACCGGTTGGATTTTCGATGTTGGTGGTGTTTTTCAGCTCGATGGTGATTTTTCCGCTGGTCGCGGCATTGGGGGCCGGGTTCCTGCCTGCGTTTCTTATCGTGATAAAACTGCGGGCTTTTTTCATCATCCCGGCGGTGGCGACGGGGTCCGCCATCGCCATTTTGCTGAATCAGCACCGCAAAACCCACTCAGCGTCACGACAGGTGAGCCTGCTGAACAACGGCGTCTGGTTAATCGTGCTGGCCTATCTGGCGCTAACCCTTGGGGTATGCTGGGCGCGCAACGGGATTCTGACCGGGTTTTCTAATGACGAGCTCATTCGGCAGTCCAGTCAGCTGTTGTTGCTGCTGTTGTTGCCGACGTTCTTTCTCACCTCGTTGGTCGCGGCGCTGCAAACGTTGCTGGAGCAAGTGGATAGGGGAAAACGGGTGTTGCTCTTCACGCTGGCGTTGGAGTTGCTGATGGTGGCGGTTGCATTGGGCGCACACCGTTACTTTAATGATGTCCAGACGATTGCCGGGTTGATCGTCGCGTTTAGCCTGGCATATGCGGTGGTGTTCCTGCGTGAGTACCGGCTGCTGGCCTGCGCGCTGGGAGAACAGGATGCTGCTGTATAACCTGTGTTACCCCTTGATGTGGCTGGCCACGCTGGTGCAATACAACTATTACCGCGTGCTGGTGAAGTTAAAGCACCGCCCATCGTTGCTGCTTAAAGTACGGATCAAACCGGAAACCCACTATGTCCGGTTGTGCCGTGCATTGCGTCTGGCGGATTTGTGGCTGCTGGAGCGTTGTT
Encoded here:
- a CDS encoding VfmB protein; this translates as MSVERIRHVWEAFRDQPLSEALLVLLQPPSGEAQYLHPIGYQIQDISRLPDASQPQRLFDRVLNHLGLDAVRGTETIVLPASFPILVCAARLGVLARIQTMSWQHLSGRQSFGTKTTRHQLIKASFADIAGKASLMLEQQYQRLREGDFAGLEDDHYQITQLNNEAEKMMGGHGFLLGNTHSLSYFSMMLYSIYGKASSLAAA
- a CDS encoding MATE family efflux transporter encodes the protein MALAWPMMVTAVVVSLSQNMQIAILGNGAESQTLLTLSFLQPFNFLFIAILECLAITNQVFSARSRHDWPRQRIRHSTLLLGVIGTLATALAALLCWVLALPLSNWMNSPDLALMQNAAPGYLLSMTPFLALEMCNAALRGQGKTVPAMTLMCGYVLLSAAGCYLGFHVYQLGFDAVLLANSLPALVLLPLAARSLRQVARPMPDDRPHAFLPRLLALLTHAGLPVGFSMLVVFFSSMVIFPLVAALGAGFLPAFLIVIKLRAFFIIPAVATGSAIAILLNQHRKTHSASRQVSLLNNGVWLIVLAYLALTLGVCWARNGILTGFSNDELIRQSSQLLLLLLLPTFFLTSLVAALQTLLEQVDRGKRVLLFTLALELLMVAVALGAHRYFNDVQTIAGLIVAFSLAYAVVFLREYRLLACALGEQDAAV